The Acinonyx jubatus isolate Ajub_Pintada_27869175 chromosome D1, VMU_Ajub_asm_v1.0, whole genome shotgun sequence genome includes a window with the following:
- the RAB1B gene encoding ras-related protein Rab-1B gives MNPEYDYLFKLLLIGDSGVGKSCLLLRFADDTYTESYISTIGVDFKIRTIELDGKTIKLQIWDTAGQERFRTITSSYYRGAHGIIVVYDVTDQESYANVKQWLQEIDRYASENVNKLLVGNKSDLTTKKVVDNTTAKEFADSLGIPFLETSAKNATNVEQAFMTMAAEIKKRMGPGAASGGERPNLKIDSTPVKPAGGGCC, from the exons ATGAACCCCGAATA TGACTACCTGTTTAAGCTGCTTCTGATTGGTGATTCGGGCGTGGGCAAGTCATGCCTGCTTCTGCGGTTTGCT GATGACACATACACAGAGAGCTACATCAGCACTATCGGGGTGGACTTCAAGATCCGAACCATTGAGCTGGATGGCAAAACCATCAAACTTCAGATC TGGGACACAGCTGGTCAGGAGCGGTTCCGGACCATCACTTCCAGCTACTACCGGGGGGCTCATGGCATCATTGTGGTGTACGATGTCACCGACCAG GAATCCTACGCCAATGTGAAGCAGTGGCTACAGGAAATTGACCGCTATGCCAGTGAGAACGTCAATAAGCTCCTGGTGGGCAACAAGAGCGACCTCACCACCAAGAAAGTGGTGGATAACACCACAGCCAAG GAGTTTGCAGACTCTCTGGGCATCCCCTTCCTGGAGACGAGTGCCAAGAACGCTACCAATGTCGAGCAGGCATTCATGACCATGGCTGCTGAGATCAAAAAGCGGATGGGGCCTGGGGCAGCCTCAGGGGGTGAGCGGCCCAACCTCAAGATTGACAGCACCCCCGTGAAGCCGGCTGGTGGTGGCTGTTGCTAG
- the KLC2 gene encoding kinesin light chain 2 codes for MATMVLPREEKLSQDEIVLGTKAVIQGLETLRGEHRALLAPLVAHEAGEAEPGSQERCVLLRRSLEAIELGLGEAQVILALSSHLGAVESEKQKLRAQVRRLVQENQWLREELAGTQQKLQRSEQAVAQLEEEKQHLLFMSQIRKLDEDTSPSEEKGDVPKDSLDDLFPNEEEQSPAPSPGGGDVAAQHGGYEIPARLRTLHNLVIQYASQGRYEVAVPLCKQALEDLEKTSGHDHPDVATMLNILALVYRDQNKYKEAAHLLNDALAIREKTLGKDHPAVAATLNNLAVLYGKRGKYKEAEPLCKRALEIREKVLGKFHPDVAKQLSNLALLCQNQGKAEEVEYYYRRALEIYATRLGPDDPNVAKTKNNLASCYLKQGKYQDAETLYKEILTRAHEKEFGSVNGDNKPIWMHAEEREESKDKRRDSTPYGEYGSWYKACKVDSPTVNTTLRSLGALYRRQGKLEAAHTLEDCASRSRKQGLDPASQTRVVELLKDSSGGRGDRRGSRDVTGGAGAWPESELEEAGPAAEWSGDGSGSLRRSGSFGKLRDALRRSSEMLVKKLQGGGPQEPPNPRMKRASSLNFLNKSVEEPVQPGGTGFSDSRTLSSSSMDLSRRSSLVG; via the exons ATGGCTACGATGGTGCTTCCGCGGGAGGAGAAGCTGAGCCAGGATGAGATCGTGCTGGGCACCAAGGCCGTCATCCAAGGCCTGGAGACCCTGCGCGGGGAGCATCGTGCCCTTCTCGCTCCCTTGGTAGCACATGAAGCTGGCGAGGCAGAGCCCGGCTCACAGGAGCGCTGTGTTCTCCTGCGTCGCTCCCTAGAAGCCATCGAGCTGGGTCTGGGGGAGGCCCAG GTGATCCTGGCGCTGTCGAGCCACCTGGGGGCCGTGGAGTCGGAAAAACAGAAGCTGCGGGCTCAGGTGCGGCGCCTGGTGCAGGAGAACCAGTGGCTGCGCGAGGAGCTGGCGGGAACACAGCAGAAGCTGCAGCGCAGCGAGCAGGCTGTGGcccagctggaggaggagaagcagcatTTGCTGTTCATGAGCCAGATCCGCAAGCTGGATGAGGACACATCCCCCAGT gaggagaagggggacGTCCCCAAAGACTCTCTGGATGACCTGTTCCCCAACGAGGAGGAGCAGAGCCCAG cccccagccctggaggAGGGGATGTGGCTGCCCAGCACGGGGGCTATGAAATCCCAGCACGGCTCCGCACCCTGCACAACCTGGTGATTCAGTACGCCTCACAGGGCCGCTACGAGGTAGCCGTGCCACTCTGCAAGCAGGCGCTCGAGGACCTGGAGAAGACATCGGGCCACGACCACCCTGATGTTGCCACCATGCTGAACATCCTGGCTTTGGTCTATCG GGACCAGAACAAGTACAAAGAGGCTGCCCACCTGCTCAACGATGCCCTGGCCATCCGTGAAAAGACACTGGGCAAGGACCACCCTGCT GTGGCTGCAACGTTAAACAACCTAGCAGTTCTGTATGGCAAGCGGGGCAAGTACAAAGAGGCCGAGCCACTGTGCAAACGGGCATTAGAAATCCGGGAGAAG GTCCTAGGCAAGTTTCATCCAGATGTGGCCAAGCAGCTGAGCAACCTGGCCCTGCTGTGCCAGAACCAGGGCAAAGCTGAAGAGGTGGAATACTACTACCGGCGGGCGCTGGAGATCTATGCCACACGCCTCGGGCCTGATGACCCCAACGTGGCCAAAACCAAGAATAACCTG GCCTCCTGCTACCTGAAACAGGGCAAATACCAGGACGCAGAGACCCTGTACAAGGAGATCCTCACCCGGGCTCATGAGAAGGAGTTCGGCTCTGTCAATG GGGACAACAAGCCCATCTGGATGCACGCAGAAGAACGGGAAGAGAGCAAG GACAAGCGCCGGGACAGCACCCCCTATGGGGAATATGGCAGCTGGTACAAGGCCTGTAAAGTAGACAG CCCCACAGTCAACACTACCCTGCGCAGCTTGGGGGCCCTGTACCGGCGCCAGGGCAAGCTAGAAGCTGCACACACACTGGAGGACTGCGCCAGCCGAAGCCGCAAGCAG ggcctggaccctgcAAGCCAGACCAGGGTGGTGGAACTGCTGAAAGATAGCAGCGGTGGACGGGGAGACCGCCGTGGCAGCCGGGACGTGACCGGGGGCGCTGGGGCTTGGCCTGAGTCTGAACTCGAGGAGGCAGGGCCTGCAGCCGAATGGAGCGGG GATGGCAGTGGCTCCTTGCGGCGCAGTGGCTCCTTTGGGAAGCTCCGAGATGCCCTGAGGCGGAGCAGTGAGATGCTGGTGAAGAAGCTGCAGGGTGGTGGCCCGCAGGAGCCTCCTAATCCCAG GATGAAGCGGGCTAGTTCTCTCAACTTCCTCAACAAGAGTGTGGAAGAGCCTGTCCAG CCTGGAGGCACAGGTTTCTCTGACAGCCGCACCCTCAGCTCCAGCTCCATGGACCTCTCCCGACGAAGCTCCCTCGTGGGCTAA